GCCGACTCGTCACCGCCCAGGAGGCGCAGCGCCCACGACGCGAGCCCGATGAGAAGCACCGCCTGATACGCCGTGAGCGGCATCGGCTCGGAGATGATGCGCCCGCCCAGGTCGAACGACGCGGCCACGAGCATGAGCGGCACGCTCCACTCGGCCTTCCACAGCAGGAGCGCAACGACGCCCACGCCGGCGAGGGCGAGCGTGGCGAGCAGCGCGCCGCTCCGTGTTCCCGGGTCGCCGAGCAGCAGGCCCACGATCACCGCAGCAAGCAGCAGCGCCGTCACGAGGCGTATGTCGAACCCGCCTAGCGCAGGTGTATCGCTCTTCGTCGCGCTCACGTCTCATCCCCGAGCGTCTCGTCAAGGAGTGTGGCGAGGGCCTCGGCCAGTCTCGCGCGCTCGAACCGCGCCACCTGCCCCCAGTCGGGTGTGGCCAGCGCTTCGCCTCGCACCTTCAGGGCGAGCATCTCGCGCAGCGTGTCGGTAAGCGCGGCCGTGTCGCCGTACGACACCACCCGTCCCGCCGAGACATCCCGAACGAGTTGTGCGGCGGCGCCGTCTGCGGGCCCCACCAGCAGGACGGGCAGGCCCATGCCAAGGTACTCGAACAGCTTCCCCGTGTACACGGCACGCGATCCCGGCACGTCGGCTATCACCACAACACCCACGTCCGCTGCGGCAACGACCTCGAGCGCGGAGCGGTGCGGCAGATACCCGTGGAAGCGCACGACCTCCTCGAGACCCGCGGCTCGCACGGCTTCCGTCACCGCAGGCGAGCGGTCGCCCACCACGTCGAAGCGGATGCTCTCCGGGCCCTCCTCGGCGATCACTGTCCGCATGGCCTCGAGGAGCGGTGCGGGGTCGGTGAGCCCGTAGAAGCGGCCCATGAACGCGAGCGCAAGCGGTAATCCGGTAGCGCCCGTGAGCGGGGGCATCTCGGCGGCGTCGTAGCCGTTGGGAAGCACCACGGCGCGGGAGGCTCCAAAGCGCTCCGCCTCGCGGGCGATGTCGGGCGACACGGCGGCCACCACTGCCGCGGATCCGTACACACGACGCTGCGCACGCCGCGCAAGCGCACGGTGGAGCGGCGTTGGGCGGAGGAAGTGCGGGTTGGTGGCCCAAGCGTCACGCATGTCGGCGATCAGCGGCACGCCGAGCGCCTCGGCACACCTGCGGCCCGCGATGAGCGTGGAGTGCGGCGGGCCTGACGCGAGCACCGCATCGTACCGCTCGCCTGAACGCCGCACGTGCCGCACCACCGAGGCCGCCCACCGGCGCGCCTCGTCGGGGACGCATACCCAGCGGACGACACGCGTACTGAGCGGCGTTCCGATGGAGGGCGCCCCGCCTGCGCCGACACCCGCGGCCGTACCGCCGG
Above is a window of Anaerosoma tenue DNA encoding:
- a CDS encoding glycosyltransferase, yielding MTEPTPKRLLVLSYEFPPSGGGGVQRIAKFCRDLRHLGWEPHVVTAEHVPGRPEDPSLLADVAGIPVTRLPHRNAVRAVARPIAQVKRVLRTAGPGGTAAGVGAGGAPSIGTPLSTRVVRWVCVPDEARRWAASVVRHVRRSGERYDAVLASGPPHSTLIAGRRCAEALGVPLIADMRDAWATNPHFLRPTPLHRALARRAQRRVYGSAAVVAAVSPDIAREAERFGASRAVVLPNGYDAAEMPPLTGATGLPLALAFMGRFYGLTDPAPLLEAMRTVIAEEGPESIRFDVVGDRSPAVTEAVRAAGLEEVVRFHGYLPHRSALEVVAAADVGVVVIADVPGSRAVYTGKLFEYLGMGLPVLLVGPADGAAAQLVRDVSAGRVVSYGDTAALTDTLREMLALKVRGEALATPDWGQVARFERARLAEALATLLDETLGDET